TCATAAATAGAAATGATTTCATTCAATTTATGCATACCCATCAAAATCACCACCGTTGCGGCCGATTTTGAAGCTAACTGAATATCTTTTGATAATTTATGATCTGACGTTGTTCCCGTAATGACCCAAAAACTTTCAGCAACTTTACGCTGTGTCAAACTAATTCCAACCGAAGCAGGAACTCCTAATGCCGATGAAATCCCAGGAACGATCGCAGTTTCAATTCCGAACTCTTCTGCAAATTCGATTTCTTCGCTTCCTCTTCCAAAAACAAACGGATCACCGCCTTTTAAACGAACCACATGTCCGTGTGATTTTGCCATCGAAACAATCAAATCGTTAATTTGATCTTGTGTGTATGCGTGACAGCCTAATCGTTTTCCAACAAAAACTATTTCCGCATTCGATGCATATTCTAATAATTCTTCGTTTACTAAAGCATCATACAAAACTACATCGGCACTTTTTAAAGCTTTTATGGCTTTCATTGTAATCAACTCAACATCTCCGGGGCCTGCGCCGATAATAGTTAATTTTGGTGTTTTTAAAGTTTTCATACTGCTTTAAATTGAATTGATATTTAAATCATCTAATTCGTCTGCCGAATTAATATTGGTCAAATGAAAGTTTTCGCTTTCTTCTATATTGATAATCTGATGCGGTACTTTTGCCAGCAGATCCATCATTCTCAATTCATTCGAATCGATTGCTTCTTTAATAATCGGAACAATTTCTTTTGAGTAAATTCCAATTAATGGATGTGTTTTACTCTCAGAAGCGAAAACTGTGATTCCAGCTTCGTTGGTATGTTTTGAAATTAATTCCTCCAGAAGTTCAGTTGAAATTAAAGGAATATCACAGCTTAAAATCAGATTAAACTCGGTTTCTGAATGTGATAATGCTGTATAAACTCCACCCATCGGGCCTTTTTCTACAATTAAATCTGGTATTTTTTCATACGGCAGATAATTGTATTCTTCTGAAGCCGTAATTAGTTTTATATGGTTTGTAATAGGCAAAATCGCCTGAATGATATGCTCAATGAATGGTTTTTCCTGAAACAAAACCAATCCTTTTTCTGACTGCATTCTCGAGCTTTTTCCTCCGCAAAGAATAAATACTGTTAGTGTTTTCATAGTTTTTCTTGTTTCAGGTTTTCTTTGTTTCAAGTTGGAATGAGTTTTTTTTACCGCAAAGTGCGCTAAGTTTTTTTGCTCATCACTATCTTTAAAATTAAATTCGCTAAGCTGGATCTACACAAAGCTTTGCGTGCTTTGCTATTTTTAATAAAATTAACTTAACCTAAAAATCTTGCGTTCTTTGCAGTTAAATTTTATTTCATTTTCAAGGAAAAATCAATTTCACGCTTGCCATTAAAATTACGATTCCTAGAACCATTTTTAAAGTTCTGTTTGAAAATTTTCCGCTTCCGTAAAATCCGCCTAACATTCCTCCTACTATTGCAATTGGAACCAGATAAAAACTTTCCATAGGGATTGTTTTTCCTCCTAAAAAGAAACCTAACATTCCTGCAAAAGAATTCACAAAAATGAATAAACTCGAAACCGCAGCCGATTCTTTTACAGATGCCCATCCTAAGAACAATAAAATCGGACTTAAGATAATTCCTCCTCCAATTCCAAGCATTCCAGATAATAATCCGATGGCAAAACCAATCGCTAATGCAAACGGAAGGTTTATTTTTACTTCTTCTTTTTCTTTAAAATTAAAAACTCCAAATAATCTCAGGGCCGCAAAAACTAAAACAATTCCGAGAATTATTTTATAAACCGTATTATCCAAAGTGATAAATCCGCCAATAAACGCTGCAGGAATTGAGGCTATTGCAAAGGGATAAAACAGTTTAGGCTTGAAATAATTATTTCGGTAATAAAACAAAAACGAAATACTGGAAACAAATAAATTCAACAGCAACGCTGAAGGTTTCATAATCGAAATTGGAAAAGCAAAAATGCTCATCAAAGCCAAATAACCCGAAGCACCGCCGTGCCCGACACTGGAATATAAAAATGCAATTACAATTAAGGCAAAACTGAATAATAGTATGTTTTCGGAATTTA
This portion of the Flavobacterium panacagri genome encodes:
- a CDS encoding sulfite exporter TauE/SafE family protein, coding for MSLLNSENILLFSFALIVIAFLYSSVGHGGASGYLALMSIFAFPISIMKPSALLLNLFVSSISFLFYYRNNYFKPKLFYPFAIASIPAAFIGGFITLDNTVYKIILGIVLVFAALRLFGVFNFKEKEEVKINLPFALAIGFAIGLLSGMLGIGGGIILSPILLFLGWASVKESAAVSSLFIFVNSFAGMLGFFLGGKTIPMESFYLVPIAIVGGMLGGFYGSGKFSNRTLKMVLGIVILMASVKLIFP
- a CDS encoding molybdenum cofactor guanylyltransferase; the protein is MKTLTVFILCGGKSSRMQSEKGLVLFQEKPFIEHIIQAILPITNHIKLITASEEYNYLPYEKIPDLIVEKGPMGGVYTALSHSETEFNLILSCDIPLISTELLEELISKHTNEAGITVFASESKTHPLIGIYSKEIVPIIKEAIDSNELRMMDLLAKVPHQIINIEESENFHLTNINSADELDDLNINSI
- the cobA gene encoding uroporphyrinogen-III C-methyltransferase: MKTLKTPKLTIIGAGPGDVELITMKAIKALKSADVVLYDALVNEELLEYASNAEIVFVGKRLGCHAYTQDQINDLIVSMAKSHGHVVRLKGGDPFVFGRGSEEIEFAEEFGIETAIVPGISSALGVPASVGISLTQRKVAESFWVITGTTSDHKLSKDIQLASKSAATVVILMGMHKLNEIISIYEENRNDDLPVAIIQNGTKNSEQKVIGTISTITKLVAEKNISSPAIIVIGEVVRNTSSWISYFQEHFEDEFIFQNLNL